The DNA region AGTTGTTCTGGATTTGATTTATACAAATAATTTGGGTCCATATCTGACACAATCCATGCTGGGTCTTTCATTTCTTCTTCCAATTGTCCAGCTGACCACCCACTATATCCAATATAAAATCGAATGCTTGCTGATGTGATTAATTTGCATTCAATTAAAATTTTTAATTTATCATAATCGCCACTCCAATAAATACCAGGACATATTTCCAGTGAATTGTCGAGAATATTTCCTGCTGTATGGATAAAATACATACTGTTATTATCTACAGGTCCGCCATAAAAAACGTCTGCTTCAAATTCTCCAAAATCTTCAGTTAGTTCATTTAATTTTAAACCTGTTTTTCGATTGAGTATGAAACCTACTGTTCCCTCTTCTTTATCATGATCAGCTATTAAAACTACAGATCGTTTGAAATGAGGATCCAACATAAAAGGTTCTGCAATTAACAGCTTACCAGTCTCAACAGACCGGGATTCATTTCGATGTTTCATTACAAACTGCTGATAGGTAATTCCCGATTGATTCGTTTTAAAAAGCCACTCAACACCGTGCCATTGCCACCAACTTCATAAAAATTTTGGATCCCGTCGGCAATCATGTGATTCATGGTTTGAGTCCAACGAACCGGTGAGGTTAATTGAAGAATTAGATTTTTCTTAATTTTATCAGATTCCAGGTACGGAAGTGCATCGACATTTTGGTAAATTGGTACGTGCGCGTCATTAAAATGCAATTTTTCAATCGCCTCAGCCAACTCAATACGAGCCGGTTCCATTAACGGGCTGTGAAAAGCACCACCAACTGCTAACAAAATAAAGCGCTTTGCTCCAGCTTCAATCATATTTTTTTCAATAGCATTAATGCCTGCTATACTTCCTGAAATAACCAATTGGCCCGGACAATTATAATTTGCCGCAACGACAATGTGCTCAGACATAGCTTTACAAATTTCTTCTATTTTAGTATCCTCTACACCAACAATAGCAGCCATGGTTCCTGGATTGGATTCACATGCTTTCTGCATCGCAAATGCACGCAACTGCACCAACTCCAAAGCTGTTTTAAAATCAATCACTTTAGCGGCTACTAAGGCTGAAAATTCTCCTAAGGAATGCCCAGCAACAGCTTTGAATGGAATGTGCTCTCCCAGAACGATGGCCTTAATTACAGAATGCAAAAAAACAGAAGGCTGCGTAATTTTTGTCTCTTTAAGCTCTTCTTCTGTTCCTTCAAACATAACATCAGTAATTTTATATCCCAGAATGCTGTTTGCTTCATCAAATAATTTCCGTGCTGCTTTATGTGCCTCATAAAGATCTTTTCCCATGCCTTGAAACTGACTGGCTTGTCCAGGAAAAATAAATGCCGTTTTTGTTTCTAAACTCATAAAGATTTTGAATGGATCAAGTTTAAAAATTCACTTCGCGTTTCAACATTTCTAAAGATACCTGTAAACGCTGAAGTGGTTGTAATGGAATTCTGTTTTTGAACTCCACGCATCATCATACACATGTGACGAGCCTCAATTACAATTGCCGCACCAATAGGTTTCATGGTTTTTTGAATACAGTCTAAAATCTCATGTGTAAGTCGTTCCTGAACTTGCAATCTTCGGGAAAAAATATCTACCACTCTGGGTAATTTACTCAATCCAACGATGCAATCCCCGGGAATATAGGCAATGTGGGCTTTCCCAAAAAAAGGCAACAAATGGTGTTCACACAAACTATACAGTTCAATGTCTTTAACCAGGACCATTTCACTGTAGTTTTCTTTAAATAAGGCTGATTTCAATGCAGCTTCAGCATCCTGGCCATACCCCTGGGTAAAGAATTCCATTGCTTTAGCAGCCCGCTCAGGCGTTTTAGCAATGCCTTCCCGATTTACATCTTCACCAATTGATTCTAAAATTGCTTTGTAATGGTCTTTTAAACTATGATTCTTTAACTCTCTCACGATTCAATAAATAATAATTCCTAAACGGAAATAATTCCTATAAGTTTTGATAAATCCGATTTAAACACCGTTTTATCCCTTATTCTTTACTTAAAATCGAAAAATATCAATTCAATTTCTAAATACAGCTACTTTTAGCTTGATTTTTATGAATTTTTACTCAAAAATCTATCAGGAATCCGGTTTTTCAAAATACTGGACCCAAACCATCTTTTGGTTGGTGTTTTACGCCTTAAATTTCTATTTCAGTCCGGATGAAATCTCCCTTTCAAAAGCTTTGTTGTGGTCTGGTGGAAATACCTTGATCTTTATAATCGCAGTAACGATCAACCTGAAAGTCTTGCTACCAAAATTTATGCTCAGGCAATCAATTTTTAGCTATTTGGCATTACTAATTGGTATCTCCTTGCTTTTAACACCATTCATCACCCTTTTTAATGTCTGGATTCGAAATGATTATGCCACTCACAATCATAACCCATTGGTTCAAGCGCATTTTCATTTTATAAATCTTGTGATTGTAACTGCTTTATCTTCATTAGTGCGAATTCCCCTGGAATGGCTTAAAATTCAAAGTGAAAAAAACGAGCTCATCGCCAAAAATATGGAAACGGAATTGCAATCACTTAAGAATCAAATCAATCCGCATTTCTTATTTAATACCTTAAATAATTTATACGCGCTAACACTTAAAAAATCTGATTTAGCACCTCAGATCGTATTAAAACTCTCAGACATGATGCGCTACATGTTGTATGAATGCAATGAATCTGAAGTCTACCTGGAAAAGGAATTTCAATACATTGAAAATTACATCGAAATTGAAAAATTAAGACATGCTTCTGAAAGTCAAATTACTTTACATTTTGATCCAACACTTTATACAAAAAAACTGGCTCCTCTCCTATTGATCCCTTTTGTTGAAAATAGTTTTAAGCATGGTTTACAAGCTAGTTTGGAAAAATCGTATATTGATATCCAAGCAAATTGTATCAATGGGTTTCTTGAATTTGAGGTTACCAATTCTAAACCGCCCAGCATGCCTGGAATTGGACTGGCACCAAAGACAGGTGGCGTTGGATTGGATAATGTTAAAAAGCGTTTAAATCTGATCTATCCCGACCAGTTCAAATTGGTAATCAATGATCAACCGGATTATTTTTCAGTAAGTTTAAAAATAAAATTAAAAGATTCTCCAAATGATTAAAACTTTGATCGTAGATGATGAGCCCCTGGCAGTCGAAATATTAGAAACCTATGTCAATCAAATTCCTCAACTGGAACTTATTGGCACCTGTTATAATGCTTTGGATGCAAATCAAATATTAAATCAGCAAACCATCGATTTACTATTGGTGGATGTGCAAATGCCTCAAATGAATGGCATTGAACTTATTAAAAGCTTATTGCATCCACCCAAATTTATATTTACAACCGCCTATCCGGAGTTTGCGGTAGAAGGATTTGAACTCAATGCAGTAGATTATTTACTAAAGCCCATCGACTTTAATCGTTTTCTGAAGGCCATTAATAAGATTCCACAATTCAATAATCTGGAGGAAAAACCGGATTCACGATCATACGATAAACAAGATTTCATATTTGTAAAATCTGATAAAAAACTGATAAAACTCAATTACGACGACATCCTCTATTTTGAAGGTCTAAAGGATTATGTTATCATTTATACCGATCAAACAAGAATTATCACATTACAAACCATGAAATCACTGGAAGAAAAATTACCCGATCACAGCTTCATCCGGGTGCACCGGTCCTATATTGTCAATATCCATAAAATAGATGCTATTCATTCCAATGACGTTGACATTTTTGTAAAAGGACAAGTAAAAGAAATTCCAATTGGCAGCAATTATTCTGACAATGTAAATCGCATGATAAATCTTAAGAAAATTTAAAAGTCTTTATTTAAACACCAAATTTAATCAAAGGGAACCTCTAATAAATCTTAGACGAGGCTTGCGATTTTTTTAAACCCATATTATGCATTAGGGTTTCGTAATGAAAGTCAAAAGACCAAAAAAGACAGGCGCTCCCGCAAGATTTTTTGACAAGCCATAGTAGATCCTATGGTGAAGGAGAAAAATCGAGGAAGTGCTTGTATTTGAAGGTATTTTGGCTTGGAATAGAAAACCTAATGCATAATATGGGTTAAATGCTGATTTTACTGTTGCAAATGAAGTGTTTAAAAAATTGTTTAACGAAGTATAAGGGGTTATTAGATATTACCTAAAATAAACAAGCCCCTTACGGGGCTTATTTATTCTAACAATTTTAGATTAAAACTGGTTATATAAAAACAGGGATTATCTGATAATTTCTATCTTTTTGGTGATAGGTCCCAAGGCTGTTTCAACCTTCAGCAAATATAAGCCATTTTGCAATTCTTGTAAATCCAAAAGCTGATGTTTTTTATCAACAAGTAGAATATTTTTTAACATGCTTCCATCCAACGCAAAAACTGCAACAGATTTCAACTCATTGTTGCCATTTAAATGCATATTTAAGTAATCTGTTGCCGGATTTGGATAGACTACCAGATCATTTGGATTTAAACCTTGTTGGTTTGTATTTTTAGAGATATCCAGATAAGCAATGTGATCATCTAGTTTCACATAATTACCATCTTCATTGAGCACCAAGATATTGGAAATGTAAAATGGGATATGGTAATAATTTTCGTCTTTTCTAAATCCCCCTATATCATCTTCAACTATAAATGACAAGACTTCAACGCCGCCCCGTCCACTGACTTTTTTACCATTCGAACGCACAAATCCACTTTCCAAACGCCCGTTCCAGGGTTTTTTATACATGTGCATCAAAGCACTGTTTAAGCTGGCCCAGCCCTGCTCGTAAAAATCAACGCGCAAACTGGCCTCATCTACGACATCCACATTGTAATCCAAATCGTAGGAGTAGCCTCCCAAATTGATTACCGGATAGGATGCATCTCCCAACTGCACTTCAAAAAATGCCCGTTGTCCAATTTGAACGCCCGGATTGAGTAATTTTAATTTAAAAGGAAAATCACCCCGGTCATAGATTGGTTTTGCTACCAATGAATGTTGCTTTTTATAAAAACTTGAAATACTCACGGTATCTGAACAGTTTACCTGTCCATTGCCATCCGTATCGGCATGTTTATAATTGACTTCTGTCGAAGGCATGGACCCATTCCAGTCGGAAGATTGAAATGCCCTGAATTCCGTTGGAGCGCCGGTTGGCCTTGTATTTCCGCTCATTCCCAAATGGTAACCCACTTGAAGAAAGTCTTTCATACTGACTTCCCCATCCAAATTGACATCTCCGGGCCAAACACAATCTCCGGCACATT from Saprospiraceae bacterium includes:
- a CDS encoding YqgE/AlgH family protein; this encodes MKHRNESRSVETGKLLIAEPFMLDPHFKRSVVLIADHDKEEGTVGFILNRKTGLKLNELTEDFGEFEADVFYGGPVDNNSMYFIHTAGNILDNSLEICPGIYWSGDYDKLKILIECKLITSASIRFYIGYSGWSAGQLEEEMKDPAWIVSDMDPNYLYKSNPEQLWKEILDQMGYHYSAIGRLEGDELMN
- the fabD gene encoding ACP S-malonyltransferase codes for the protein MSLETKTAFIFPGQASQFQGMGKDLYEAHKAARKLFDEANSILGYKITDVMFEGTEEELKETKITQPSVFLHSVIKAIVLGEHIPFKAVAGHSLGEFSALVAAKVIDFKTALELVQLRAFAMQKACESNPGTMAAIVGVEDTKIEEICKAMSEHIVVAANYNCPGQLVISGSIAGINAIEKNMIEAGAKRFILLAVGGAFHSPLMEPARIELAEAIEKLHFNDAHVPIYQNVDALPYLESDKIKKNLILQLTSPVRWTQTMNHMIADGIQNFYEVGGNGTVLSGFLKRINRELPISSL
- the folE gene encoding GTP cyclohydrolase I FolE: MVRELKNHSLKDHYKAILESIGEDVNREGIAKTPERAAKAMEFFTQGYGQDAEAALKSALFKENYSEMVLVKDIELYSLCEHHLLPFFGKAHIAYIPGDCIVGLSKLPRVVDIFSRRLQVQERLTHEILDCIQKTMKPIGAAIVIEARHMCMMMRGVQKQNSITTTSAFTGIFRNVETRSEFLNLIHSKSL
- a CDS encoding histidine kinase, encoding MNFYSKIYQESGFSKYWTQTIFWLVFYALNFYFSPDEISLSKALLWSGGNTLIFIIAVTINLKVLLPKFMLRQSIFSYLALLIGISLLLTPFITLFNVWIRNDYATHNHNPLVQAHFHFINLVIVTALSSLVRIPLEWLKIQSEKNELIAKNMETELQSLKNQINPHFLFNTLNNLYALTLKKSDLAPQIVLKLSDMMRYMLYECNESEVYLEKEFQYIENYIEIEKLRHASESQITLHFDPTLYTKKLAPLLLIPFVENSFKHGLQASLEKSYIDIQANCINGFLEFEVTNSKPPSMPGIGLAPKTGGVGLDNVKKRLNLIYPDQFKLVINDQPDYFSVSLKIKLKDSPND
- a CDS encoding response regulator transcription factor translates to MIKTLIVDDEPLAVEILETYVNQIPQLELIGTCYNALDANQILNQQTIDLLLVDVQMPQMNGIELIKSLLHPPKFIFTTAYPEFAVEGFELNAVDYLLKPIDFNRFLKAINKIPQFNNLEEKPDSRSYDKQDFIFVKSDKKLIKLNYDDILYFEGLKDYVIIYTDQTRIITLQTMKSLEEKLPDHSFIRVHRSYIVNIHKIDAIHSNDVDIFVKGQVKEIPIGSNYSDNVNRMINLKKI